A window of Nicotiana tabacum cultivar K326 chromosome 24, ASM71507v2, whole genome shotgun sequence contains these coding sequences:
- the LOC107767770 gene encoding uncharacterized protein LOC107767770, translated as MELVSWFFISIFFHFWCFDSAQGQNTSSSSCTKKFQCGNLGNLSFPFYKSTQLDCGLCKVDCEAPPNPIIELDGVKYQALEKQEFFIKIKDIILGNLLQNKSCQSFDRNLSLPISPSITYRVNPFLTLFKCNNSQKIHEDVFNSTSYQSYNSCESFILYYNQTINYFHGFPLPTGCSFVQLPKSSSSEAESNVLFDLLTDEVTLGWTVSDECNQCYYRGGKCQTDNTTDKFLCYNTKVAGNIKMKVIVAGARGTIGYIAPEIVCRNLGGVSHKSDVYSYGMMVLEMVGGRKNVDVGVDHTSEIYFPHWLYRRIELDEELQLIGITNEEEKECAKKMVIMSLWCIQTDPLNRPSMSKVVEMLEGNQDYSLQIPPKPYLYFSSRSEVESSSVAELR; from the exons ATGGAATTAGTTTCTTGGTTTTTTAtttccattttctttcatttttggtgcTTTGATTCAGCTCAAGGACAGAACACATCCTCCTCAAGTTGCACTaaaaaattccaatgtggaaactTAGGAAATTTGAGCTTTCCTTTCTACAAATCCACACAACTTGATTGTGGTTTGTGTAAAGTGGATTGTGAAGCTCCTCCAAATCCCATAATTGAATTGGATGGAGTGAAATATCAAGCTCTTGAGAAACAggaatttttcatcaaaattaaGGACATTATTCTTGGAAATCTTTTGCAAAACAAGAGTTGTCAATCTTTTGATAGAAATCTGTCTTTACCAATTTCTCCTTCAATAACATATAGAGTCAACCCCTTTCTCACTTTGTTCAAATGCAATAATAGCCAGAAGATACATGAAGATGTTTTCAATTCCACAAGTTATCAAAGTTACAATAGCTGTGAAAGTTTCATATTATACTATAACCAAACAATCAATTATTTTCACGGTTTTCCTCTTCCTACTGGCTGTTCATTCGTTCAGTTGCCCAAGTCGTCGAGTTCAGAAGCTGAATCAAATGTCTTATTTGATCTGTTAACTGATGAAGTTACACTAGGATGGACTGTGTCTGATGAATGCAATCAGTGTTATTATAGAGGAGGGAAGTGTCAAACTGATAATACTACTGACAAATTTCTTTGTTATAATACCAAAG TTGCaggaaatataaaaatgaaagtgATTGTTGCAG GTGCACGAGGGACTATCGGTTATATAGCTCCAGAAATAGTTTGCAGAAACTTGGGAGGTGTCTCTCACAAGTCTGATGTCTATAGCTACGGAATGATGGTCCTAGAGATGGTTGGAGGAAGAAAAAATGTTGATGTTGGAGTTGATCACACAAGTGAAATCTACTTTCCACACTGGCTCTATCGACGAATTGAACTAGACGAAGAGCTTCAACTAATCGGGATAACGAACGAAGAGGAGAAAGAATGTGCAAAAAAGATGGTGATAATGAGTTTATGGTGCATACAAACTGATCCCTTGAATCGACCATCGATGAGCAAAGTTGTGGAAATGTTAGAAGGGAACCAAGACTACTCTTTGCAAATACCTCCCAAGCCTTACCTATACTTTTCCTCAAGATCAGAGGTAGAATCATCATCAGTAGCAGAACTGAGATAA